In a genomic window of Armatimonadota bacterium:
- a CDS encoding radical SAM protein yields the protein MKSARSIRGLAWIDGFVRNIRPHVFVRRRDSLLILMPNQAYHLNRTGVYLLSRTLAGEPISRVLGRAIAKQDQTDERVQEVNDFFCDVRALVMGCLCEGQGRRAVEQVPFRRSGSILPVLSEIAVTYRCNLECRFCYAGCSCAKKPDSAEMTAAEVEVVLRRIRNEAEVPSVSFTGGEPTIRDDLPRLIRSAVRIGLRVNLITNGTLLTDSLARELKRAGLRSAQVSIEAPTAEVHDGLTGVPGSFERTVCGIEALKGRGIYVHTHTTINRVNARHVGDMPALAKSLGLQRLSMNMVMPCGTAGTGETALRYGDVGDLVRLVKRRARDAGVEFMWYSPTPYCVFNPIAAGLGGKACAACDGLLSVASNGDVLPCSSLADPVGNLLDRSFDGVWNSDRALYYRNREYVPAECRSCGRLKLCSGACPIYWGAFGCEELVGASTEAIE from the coding sequence ATGAAGAGCGCGAGGTCGATTCGTGGTCTGGCCTGGATTGACGGTTTCGTCAGGAACATCCGGCCGCACGTCTTCGTCCGCAGGCGAGACAGCCTGCTCATCCTGATGCCGAACCAGGCCTATCATCTGAACCGTACCGGCGTCTACCTGCTCAGCCGGACCCTCGCCGGAGAGCCGATCAGCCGCGTGCTTGGTCGGGCGATCGCGAAGCAGGACCAGACTGATGAGCGAGTGCAAGAGGTCAACGACTTCTTCTGCGACGTCCGAGCGCTCGTGATGGGATGCCTGTGCGAGGGGCAGGGTAGGCGGGCCGTCGAACAGGTGCCGTTCCGCCGTAGCGGGAGTATCCTGCCGGTGTTGAGCGAGATAGCGGTGACCTATCGGTGCAACCTCGAGTGCCGATTCTGCTATGCCGGGTGCAGTTGCGCGAAGAAGCCCGATTCGGCCGAGATGACGGCCGCCGAGGTCGAGGTGGTACTGCGAAGGATACGCAACGAGGCTGAGGTCCCCAGTGTCAGCTTCACTGGTGGGGAGCCGACGATCCGAGACGACCTGCCGAGGCTGATTCGCTCGGCTGTACGCATCGGACTCAGGGTCAACCTGATCACGAACGGCACGCTCTTGACGGATTCGCTAGCGCGAGAATTGAAGCGTGCGGGGCTTAGGAGTGCTCAGGTCAGCATCGAGGCCCCGACCGCTGAGGTCCACGATGGACTCACCGGCGTCCCGGGTTCGTTCGAGCGCACGGTCTGTGGGATCGAGGCATTGAAGGGCCGGGGTATCTACGTCCACACGCACACGACCATCAACCGCGTGAACGCCCGGCATGTGGGAGATATGCCCGCGCTGGCGAAATCACTCGGTCTGCAGAGGCTCTCGATGAACATGGTGATGCCTTGCGGAACGGCTGGAACCGGCGAGACCGCGCTTCGATACGGTGATGTCGGGGATCTCGTACGGCTGGTGAAACGTCGCGCAAGGGACGCCGGCGTCGAGTTCATGTGGTATTCGCCGACCCCGTACTGTGTGTTCAACCCGATCGCCGCCGGCCTCGGCGGAAAAGCTTGTGCTGCGTGCGACGGCCTGCTGAGCGTCGCCTCGAACGGCGATGTGCTTCCTTGCTCCAGCCTCGCCGATCCGGTGGGTAATCTGCTCGATCGGAGTTTTGACGGCGTCTGGAACTCGGATCGCGCGCTCTACTATCGAAACAGGGAGTACGTGCCGGCGGAGTGTCGCTCGTGCGGGCGCCTCAAACTCTGCAGCGGGGCGTGTCCGATCTACTGGGGCGCCTTTGGCTGCGAAGAACTGGTGGGCGCGAGCACGGAAGCGATCGAATGA